The sequence tccctccccctccaccatcACTTCGGAGCCCCTGCTGTAATCAAAGGGAGCCTTTGGAGTTTCTGAAACAGAGGAGGGGCATGGTCTCTGACGACTTCCCCGAATCCGCAAAGTAAAAACAGACTGCGACATCAAAGAACTGCAATTGCCTTAGAGCGCTTTCCACGTGCCAGGAAACGCCTCAGTGCTTTAATATAACTCATTCAATCCCCAAAGCAATCCTACTCTGTAGGTACCATTATtgtcttttaagatatttttatcttaagATGAAACCGAGGCACAGTGAGGTTAAGAAACTTTTCCAGGCTGACACAGAAGTGGCGGAGCCAGAATTGGAACCCACCCTGGGTGGGTCCACACTCCATGAGCTTAACCGCTACTGGAGGGGGATGAGGGGGGCTCCCTTGGTTAAGTCCCTCACCAATCACTGCTGTCGTGAGAATCCAAGGTACAGCACGAGGAGGCAGCAGGAAATCACTAACCCCCGGGCCACCTCTTACTCAGTTGTCTAGGTAAGGTCGGCTTATCCGCAGCCTCTGGAAGCCAACTCAGCCGGTCGCGCAGGCGCAGATCGACAGGCTCGGTTTCTATGGTTCCAGGGCGCGACTGCGGAAGGCAGGTCGGCTCCCGTCGTCGCGCTGCAAGCGTCGCGCTGCGGGCTTCCTTTGCGGCAGGCCTCATTGTCACCTGAGGATCTTCTAGTAGCGGAGTCAGCAAGGAGTCAAGGACACAGCTGCTGGACGGTAGGGGCTGCGTTTGTTTGCGGGACGCTTAAGCCTAAGGAGCTTCCTTCTGAGATCTCTTTAACAGATTTCCTCTTGGCTTGCTGGGTGTCCGTTCTCCCTGGCCGTGTTTTCTGCTTTTCCAGGCCCCTTGGTCCACACAGCCAGTGTCATCGAAGCTTGTAGGCCGCGCCTCTCTCGGCTCTCTTTCCAGGTTAACGTAGCTTTGTGGCGGACTCATACTTTGGCCTTCTGTTTCTTAACCTTAAGTCCACGCTCCTTGTCCCGGCTTGCATGGCCCTGCGGGATTTGGGCCCCGTCAACCTCTTAAGCTCGTTTCGTTCTTCTTCCCGACATGCACTCTGCGCTCCAGCCACGTCTGGGTGCTCAGTGTCCCCCAGACATACCCAGCACCTCCGGCTGTAACTCGTGTTGTGTGTGCCCTACTGGAATACTCTGCTCACGGAGCTTCACTTGGCAAGCGCCACCTATCTCAAAGGCATTTTCCAGTCTCATGGGCAGAATTGGTGCTTCCTACTTCGAGCTCTACCTCTTGTGCTTTTCCATTGGGTTCCCAATTCCACGTGTGTGTCCTCATTTTAGTGCTTAGGTTGCACTGCTTTTCCTCCCCATCCCAGTGTCTGGAACGCTATTACTAAGTAAATGACTGAAAGAATGGGTAGAAAAATTTTAGATTACGTTCATTTGTAAATCTGCCACTCATAGGTAACTATTGACCCTTTTTTGTGCTTCCTTCCAGTCTTCTTTTGCAGacagtttttttgggggggcattaTTGTAATCCCCCctttttttcattcagtattCAAGTGTATGTTTCATGTGTGTTCTTTTCCCCTCATGTTCTACCAGATAGGTACCAGATTTGATTATCCGTTTCTCTATTGTTGCACTTTAAAGttgtttgaaattcttttttttttcccccaacagttACTGAGCTCCTAccgggtccctgccctcaaggcacTCATTGTTCAATGGGGGAGGCATTCATGTAGATAGTGCATTACAGGGGTGTGGGAAGTACTATGAAAAGTCGATGATGCTGTGCTAACACAGGAGGGACATAACCATTTCAGGATGGCTTCTTAGAAGTGTCATCTAAATTATATGGATcggaaaatgtaaagaaatgttttcatgcttgtgcttttttgtttatttcagttattCTTCAGATCTATCTCAAAGAATTGGGATAACTGAGTCAAAATATAAacactttttttaacttttgataaAAATGACCTTATCAGTATAGAGGATTTTAATGCATTGTTTTTTAGTTCTAGTTGTCTCTTCCTTGAGTTTTGTGAAAGCACAGAAATTGCTCATCTACCATAAACTGGAAGAACCTGTCTAATGAAAAAGTTTGGGGAGAAGTAGTTGGGAGAATAGTATAAAATAGCTTTCTTGAGAGCTATGTATCtaagttatttcatttttctcagaagTTTCTCATTTGATTGCAATTTTAcggcattctttctttttcttccacttcAGCCATGCCTTTCTTTGATGTGCAGAAAAGGCTGGGTCTTGACTTAGACCGCTGGATGACAATCCAGAGTGCTGAGCAGCCTCTCAAGATTCCAGGTCGATGCCAtgcttttgaaaaagaatggatagagTGCGCACATGGTATTGGTGGTATTCGCGCGCAGAAAGAGTGCAAGATAGAATATGATGATTTCGTAGAGTGTCTACTTCGACAGAAAACGGTGAGGAAGTGATGGAGACAGGCACTGAATTACTTCCTCATTTCTTTGGGGctacttttaagtatttttaattggTCACTGGGCATTAGTTTGCCCAATGTGAATTGGCAAAACTTTTGTGGTGAAACTCCTTCCGTACTTAGGTACCATGTCAAGGAAGTTAAAAACCTTCAGATCTGACAAGGGCCTCTTATTCCTCAGTGTTCTTCCTAATGTTCTCACATATTTTCCTTAGCATTG comes from Delphinus delphis chromosome 1, mDelDel1.2, whole genome shotgun sequence and encodes:
- the NDUFS5 gene encoding NADH dehydrogenase [ubiquinone] iron-sulfur protein 5, which encodes MPFFDVQKRLGLDLDRWMTIQSAEQPLKIPGRCHAFEKEWIECAHGIGGIRAQKECKIEYDDFVECLLRQKTMKRLSAIERQRDKLIKEGKYTPPPQHLGKEDP